A portion of the Moraxella ovis genome contains these proteins:
- the der gene encoding ribosome biogenesis GTPase Der, translating to MSIKPVVALIGRPNVGKSTLFNQLTKSRQALVADMAGLTRDRQYGDAHFGNKSFIVVDTGGIGEADDGTGNIDDYMATQSYTAIHEADIVVFVVDARSGLIGADSEIARFLHTLGKPVYLVANKMDGVHEASSVEFFELGFGEPFPTAASHGKGVTNLLEVLTADMPEDEVDDNDDDSLKLAIIGRPNVGKSTLVNRLLGEERVVVFDMPGTTRDSIYIPFEREGRKYTLIDTAGVRRRGRIDEKVEKFSVVKTLQAIKDANVVVVVVDAKEGIVDQDLHMLGYALDAGRAIVIAINKWDGLSQDQKDYVKLEIDRRFNFVPWVKIHLISALYGNGVGELYPSIHKAYDASMFKVSTSRLTQILQDAVQNHQPPMVGGRRIKLRYAHLGGHNPPVIVIHGNQTSALPKSYQRYLENIYRDVFKLEGTPLHVEFKQNANPYEGKKNPKIKNKAKVMRERKRIAEFKKRDKKR from the coding sequence ATGAGTATTAAACCTGTGGTTGCCTTGATTGGTCGCCCAAATGTCGGAAAATCAACCCTATTTAATCAGCTGACCAAGTCTCGTCAAGCACTGGTTGCGGACATGGCTGGTCTGACGCGCGATCGTCAATATGGCGATGCGCATTTTGGAAATAAGTCATTCATCGTCGTGGATACAGGCGGTATCGGTGAAGCGGATGATGGTACGGGCAACATCGACGACTACATGGCGACTCAGTCTTATACCGCCATTCATGAGGCAGATATCGTTGTCTTTGTGGTTGATGCGCGTTCTGGCTTGATCGGTGCGGATAGCGAGATCGCCAGATTCTTGCATACTCTGGGCAAGCCGGTATATCTTGTGGCGAACAAGATGGATGGCGTACATGAAGCCTCGTCGGTAGAGTTTTTTGAATTGGGTTTTGGTGAGCCATTTCCGACCGCTGCCAGTCATGGTAAGGGTGTTACTAACCTTCTAGAAGTCTTAACGGCTGACATGCCAGAGGATGAGGTTGATGATAATGATGATGACAGCCTAAAGCTTGCTATTATCGGACGCCCGAACGTTGGTAAATCAACACTGGTCAATCGCCTACTGGGCGAGGAGCGTGTGGTCGTCTTTGATATGCCGGGCACGACCAGAGACAGTATTTACATTCCTTTTGAGCGCGAAGGCCGCAAATATACGCTGATCGATACGGCGGGTGTGCGTCGTCGCGGTCGTATTGATGAGAAGGTTGAGAAGTTCTCTGTTGTTAAGACCTTGCAGGCCATTAAGGATGCGAATGTCGTTGTCGTTGTGGTCGATGCCAAAGAGGGTATCGTCGATCAGGATCTGCACATGTTAGGCTATGCACTCGATGCAGGTCGCGCGATAGTGATTGCCATTAATAAATGGGATGGCCTGTCCCAAGACCAAAAAGACTATGTGAAGCTTGAGATTGATCGCCGCTTTAACTTCGTGCCGTGGGTGAAGATTCATCTAATCTCAGCGCTGTATGGTAATGGCGTGGGCGAGCTTTATCCGTCAATTCATAAGGCGTATGATGCGTCGATGTTCAAGGTGTCCACGTCTCGTCTGACGCAGATTCTACAAGATGCCGTGCAAAATCACCAGCCACCAATGGTCGGTGGTCGCCGCATCAAGTTAAGATATGCGCACTTGGGCGGGCATAATCCGCCAGTGATTGTCATCCATGGCAACCAGACTTCCGCCTTACCAAAGAGCTATCAGCGTTATCTTGAGAACATTTATCGCGATGTGTTCAAACTAGAGGGTACGCCTTTGCATGTGGAATTTAAGCAGAACGCCAACCCATACGAAGGTAAGAAAAACCCTAAAATTAAAAATAAGGCGAAAGTCATGCGTGAACGTAAACGCATTGCAGAATTTAAGAAACGCGATAAGAAGCGCTAG
- the bamB gene encoding outer membrane protein assembly factor BamB, which translates to MHTRFVQTALVCALSAVALVGCGKGIKAESKKPAKLIKISAPVAVLSPVFSASLDQGRSMMKGIRASKKDVVDLQVAQTGEGLIAASRDGIVALLNGKQTVWSVDLKEAITSGVSSNQSGSVAIVGTRSGKVVAINAQTGAIVWEKALPTSSPTPALITNNRVLLSGNNGTLYGLDLQTGTAMWQFSTQNVDVSVRGAAKPLHLDEQTALFGTADGRIHAINPASGTPLWTRRVGMATGGSAVERMSDVDGMPLVVGQHLYVTSFSGQLAAFNMSTGRPMFVGEIPSTKSPTVLGEVLVATGVNGDVKAFNRLTGETLWLNENLKHRKLTNPVTVGNYIAVGDYDGVIHLFDVNGNIVSRVDTKGQLTSLQVNGNRLYAQSASGVVSVWQF; encoded by the coding sequence ATGCACACTCGTTTTGTACAAACTGCTCTGGTCTGCGCATTAAGTGCGGTGGCTTTGGTTGGTTGTGGTAAAGGTATTAAGGCAGAAAGCAAAAAACCTGCCAAATTAATCAAAATCAGCGCACCTGTTGCAGTGCTATCACCTGTGTTTAGTGCATCGCTAGATCAAGGTCGTAGCATGATGAAAGGCATCCGCGCCAGCAAAAAAGACGTGGTTGATCTACAAGTTGCCCAAACAGGCGAGGGTCTGATTGCTGCCAGCCGTGATGGCATCGTTGCCTTATTGAATGGCAAGCAAACCGTCTGGTCGGTAGATCTTAAAGAAGCCATCACCAGCGGCGTATCATCCAATCAATCAGGCAGTGTTGCCATCGTTGGTACGCGCTCAGGTAAAGTGGTTGCCATCAATGCTCAGACAGGTGCGATCGTGTGGGAGAAGGCACTACCAACATCTAGCCCAACCCCAGCACTCATTACTAACAATCGTGTCCTACTGTCGGGCAATAATGGAACGCTTTATGGTCTAGACCTGCAGACAGGTACAGCCATGTGGCAGTTTAGCACGCAGAATGTCGATGTGAGTGTACGCGGCGCCGCTAAGCCGCTACATTTGGATGAGCAGACAGCGCTATTTGGTACAGCGGATGGTCGTATCCATGCGATTAACCCTGCTTCGGGTACGCCATTATGGACGCGCCGTGTGGGTATGGCGACTGGTGGCAGTGCGGTTGAGCGCATGAGTGATGTGGATGGTATGCCATTGGTGGTAGGTCAGCACTTATATGTGACAAGCTTTAGTGGTCAATTGGCGGCTTTTAACATGTCAACAGGTCGCCCGATGTTCGTAGGCGAGATTCCAAGCACGAAATCACCGACCGTTCTTGGTGAGGTGCTTGTAGCCACAGGGGTTAATGGTGATGTTAAGGCTTTTAACCGCTTGACAGGCGAGACATTATGGCTAAATGAAAACCTAAAACACCGTAAGCTTACTAATCCTGTTACTGTGGGTAATTATATTGCGGTTGGTGACTATGATGGAGTGATTCACCTGTTCGATGTCAATGGCAATATCGTAAGCCGTGTTGATACCAAAGGTCAATTAACCAGCCTGCAAGTCAATGGTAATCGTCTCTATGCCCAGAGTGCATCAGGCGTAGTGAGCGTTTGGCAGTTTTAA
- a CDS encoding YfgM family protein produces MTKDSSNMTDKQAMSALKKHGSTIIWVIVAVLAGYFGWEYYQKNYAKVDTVAADMYTNINERNEVIKLAKQNPDLDAAAQESTAKDEAALFADIDKLVAEHPNTAYAWQGLMLKARHQADAGKLTEAMTTLEQAQTLKLDDQGLAAMTDLRLGRVLLDNNEADKALELANKELPSAFEASRQELLGDIHIAKNDTENAKKAYVAAWEALRERQEQRAVLSLKLQSLGVEVTPITPRTPVVAAPVQVSQPESAQATQEGGDEAEAPAQNLETQNTQMGN; encoded by the coding sequence ATGACAAAAGATTCGTCAAACATGACAGACAAACAGGCTATGAGCGCACTCAAAAAACACGGCAGTACCATCATATGGGTGATCGTTGCTGTGCTTGCAGGTTATTTTGGGTGGGAGTATTATCAAAAGAACTACGCCAAAGTTGATACTGTCGCTGCGGATATGTATACTAACATCAATGAGCGTAATGAGGTGATTAAGCTTGCCAAGCAAAATCCCGACCTAGACGCTGCAGCGCAGGAGAGCACCGCTAAGGACGAAGCGGCGTTATTCGCTGACATTGATAAGTTGGTCGCAGAACATCCAAATACTGCATATGCATGGCAAGGCCTGATGTTAAAGGCGCGCCATCAAGCGGATGCAGGCAAGCTGACTGAGGCTATGACAACGCTTGAGCAGGCACAAACGCTAAAACTTGATGATCAAGGCTTGGCAGCGATGACAGATTTGCGCCTAGGTCGTGTGCTGCTTGACAACAATGAAGCTGATAAAGCGCTTGAATTGGCAAATAAAGAACTGCCGTCAGCGTTTGAGGCGTCACGTCAAGAGTTGTTGGGTGATATTCACATCGCCAAAAATGATACCGAGAATGCCAAGAAAGCTTATGTGGCAGCATGGGAGGCGCTACGCGAACGCCAAGAACAGCGCGCTGTATTAAGCCTGAAATTGCAGTCGTTGGGCGTTGAAGTAACACCGATCACCCCAAGAACACCTGTGGTCGCAGCGCCTGTGCAGGTCAGTCAGCCTGAGAGTGCTCAAGCTACCCAAGAGGGTGGTGATGAAGCTGAAGCACCTGCTCAAAACTTAGAAACACAAAACACACAAATGGGTAATTAG
- the hisS gene encoding histidine--tRNA ligase, translating into MSKITAIRGFNDVLPSDAQKWRKLEAILGDVLDGYGFSQIRLPLVEETQLFARGVGEATDIVEKEMFSVIHGGKSEGESTSFTLRPEGTAGCVRAVIEHNMLRGDAPKLWYIGPMFRYERPQKGRYRQFHQLGAEVFGNDLPDGEVELIAMTYRFWQKLGVSEHVKLQLNTLGEESERLAYKTALVDYLTVRKDELDEDSQRRLTTNPLRILDSKDEKTQSILQNAPKLDDFLGDDTRAHFEQVKIYLTALGIDFELNDKLVRGLDYYNKTVFEWVTDKLGSQATVCGGGRYDGLVGVLKGKPEQSEPAVGFGMGLERLLLLIEAVNPFMLEADCDVFVVAQPEVYKEALLFAESLRNERSDLRVKMANGSSLKSQFKKADKSGAKYTVVLGQDEIDRGVISVKDMTTGEQSTQDRNWFLN; encoded by the coding sequence ATGAGTAAAATTACCGCCATTCGTGGATTCAACGATGTGCTACCGAGCGATGCACAAAAATGGCGCAAGCTAGAAGCCATCTTGGGTGATGTGCTTGATGGTTATGGATTTAGCCAAATTCGCCTGCCTTTGGTTGAGGAGACTCAATTGTTTGCCCGTGGTGTTGGTGAGGCAACTGACATCGTCGAAAAAGAGATGTTCAGCGTGATTCATGGCGGCAAATCTGAAGGTGAAAGTACGTCATTTACGCTGCGCCCCGAGGGTACGGCAGGCTGTGTGCGCGCGGTGATTGAGCATAACATGCTTCGTGGCGATGCGCCAAAGCTTTGGTACATTGGGCCGATGTTCCGTTATGAACGCCCACAAAAAGGCCGCTATCGTCAATTCCATCAGCTTGGCGCCGAGGTGTTTGGCAATGATCTGCCTGATGGCGAGGTGGAATTGATCGCCATGACTTATCGTTTTTGGCAAAAGCTTGGCGTGTCAGAGCACGTTAAATTGCAATTGAATACCCTGGGCGAGGAAAGCGAACGCTTGGCGTATAAGACGGCGCTGGTTGATTACCTAACGGTGCGCAAAGATGAACTTGATGAAGACAGTCAGCGCCGACTCACCACCAATCCGCTGCGCATCTTGGATTCTAAAGATGAAAAAACCCAATCCATCTTACAAAATGCGCCAAAGCTTGATGATTTCTTGGGCGATGATACTCGAGCGCACTTTGAGCAGGTGAAGATATATTTGACCGCGCTTGGCATTGATTTTGAACTCAATGATAAATTGGTGCGCGGGCTTGATTACTACAATAAGACGGTTTTTGAATGGGTGACGGATAAATTGGGCTCTCAGGCAACCGTATGTGGTGGTGGTCGCTATGATGGATTGGTCGGTGTGCTAAAAGGCAAGCCTGAGCAGTCTGAGCCTGCGGTGGGCTTTGGTATGGGTCTTGAGCGTTTGCTGCTATTGATTGAGGCGGTTAATCCTTTTATGCTAGAAGCTGACTGCGATGTGTTTGTGGTAGCGCAGCCCGAGGTGTATAAAGAGGCATTGCTATTCGCTGAGAGTCTTCGCAATGAACGAAGCGATCTTCGCGTAAAAATGGCAAATGGCTCAAGTCTAAAATCTCAATTCAAAAAAGCAGACAAGTCAGGCGCTAAATACACCGTCGTGCTCGGTCAAGATGAGATTGATCGCGGTGTGATCAGCGTCAAAGACATGACGACTGGCGAGCAGAGCACCCAAGATAGAAACTGGTTTTTAAATTAA
- the ispG gene encoding flavodoxin-dependent (E)-4-hydroxy-3-methylbut-2-enyl-diphosphate synthase: MSHHSPIKRRPTKKIHVGSVAVGGDAPISVQSMTNTNTCDVEATVAQIQRCVDAGADFMRVSTPTMESVAAFAEIKKRVSVPLVADIHFDYKIALAVADAGADCLRINPGNIGNEQKVREVIAAARHHGVSMRIGVNAGSLEKDLQKKYGEPTGEAMLESALRHIDILDRNNFDQFKISVKASNVFLTLDAYRLISAQVENPLHLGVTEAGVYRTGTVKSAIALGGLLLEGIGDTMRISLASQPEEEIKIGFDILKSLNIRSNGVNFIACPSCSRQEFDVIKVMNELESRLEDIREPIDLSVIGCKVNGPGEAKEVDIGVVGASPNSLVYLGGQKSHLIDTKTLADEIEQMVRAKAKELAEARAIAKQKEIIRVG, from the coding sequence ATGTCACATCACAGTCCTATCAAGCGCCGCCCCACCAAGAAGATTCACGTTGGTTCTGTGGCGGTGGGCGGCGATGCACCAATCAGTGTGCAGAGCATGACCAATACCAACACCTGTGATGTTGAGGCGACGGTTGCGCAGATTCAGCGCTGCGTCGATGCGGGTGCTGATTTTATGCGAGTCTCAACCCCGACGATGGAGTCGGTGGCGGCATTCGCCGAGATCAAAAAACGTGTTAGCGTGCCACTGGTGGCGGATATTCATTTTGACTACAAAATTGCTCTGGCGGTGGCAGATGCAGGTGCTGATTGCTTGCGCATCAACCCAGGCAATATCGGCAACGAACAAAAAGTACGTGAAGTCATCGCGGCAGCGCGCCATCATGGCGTGAGCATGCGCATCGGTGTCAATGCCGGTTCTCTTGAAAAGGATCTACAAAAAAAATACGGCGAACCGACAGGCGAGGCAATGCTTGAGTCCGCGCTGCGCCACATTGATATTCTAGACCGCAATAACTTTGATCAATTTAAAATCTCAGTTAAGGCGTCGAACGTATTTTTGACTTTGGATGCTTATCGACTTATCTCGGCGCAGGTGGAAAACCCTCTGCATCTTGGTGTGACTGAGGCAGGCGTGTATCGCACGGGCACCGTCAAATCTGCCATTGCATTGGGTGGATTATTGCTAGAGGGTATTGGCGACACCATGCGTATCTCACTGGCAAGCCAACCAGAAGAAGAGATCAAAATCGGCTTTGATATTTTGAAATCGCTTAACATCCGTTCAAATGGCGTGAACTTCATCGCTTGCCCTAGTTGCAGCCGCCAAGAATTTGACGTCATTAAAGTCATGAATGAATTGGAATCTCGCTTGGAAGACATCCGTGAGCCTATTGATCTTTCGGTCATTGGCTGCAAGGTTAATGGACCTGGCGAGGCAAAAGAAGTGGACATCGGTGTCGTGGGTGCAAGCCCAAATTCGCTCGTGTATCTGGGTGGTCAAAAAAGCCATCTGATCGATACCAAGACGCTTGCAGATGAAATTGAGCAAATGGTGCGCGCCAAAGCCAAAGAGCTTGCTGAGGCAAGAGCCATTGCCAAGCAAAAAGAGATTATTCGGGTTGGATGA
- a CDS encoding tetratricopeptide repeat protein, with product MAIASIALVMTACQGVDRNIHQNKTELAKIRTAMAGQYIAAGRLDDAKRQLDMALTVDAGFAPAYDMMGVLLQSEGSEANLARADGYFCQALKLDNNLMRAHNNYAVYLMQVGHYDQAIHHFKIASTNLGYEGRVQSLENLAAAYQRIGRHDDAIGAYQRAIDSGSATERSYVQLIDLHVMQSNMNDARNIYQRAVAAFGRSSALSYKGTQLQMPDLPKN from the coding sequence ATGGCGATTGCGAGCATCGCTCTTGTGATGACCGCATGTCAGGGCGTTGATCGTAACATTCATCAGAATAAGACCGAACTTGCTAAGATTCGTACCGCCATGGCAGGGCAATACATCGCGGCAGGTAGGCTAGATGATGCCAAGCGCCAACTTGACATGGCGCTGACAGTTGATGCAGGCTTTGCGCCAGCTTATGACATGATGGGTGTGCTGCTTCAGAGTGAAGGCAGTGAGGCGAACCTTGCGCGTGCGGATGGTTATTTTTGTCAAGCGCTTAAGCTTGATAACAATCTGATGCGTGCGCATAACAACTATGCGGTGTATCTGATGCAGGTCGGACATTATGATCAGGCGATTCATCATTTTAAGATTGCATCGACCAACCTAGGCTATGAAGGCCGTGTGCAGTCATTAGAGAATCTGGCTGCGGCTTATCAGCGCATCGGTCGGCATGATGATGCGATTGGTGCTTATCAACGTGCCATTGATTCGGGCAGTGCTACTGAGCGAAGTTATGTGCAGCTGATTGATCTACATGTGATGCAGTCAAATATGAATGATGCCCGAAATATATATCAAAGAGCCGTAGCTGCCTTCGGTCGATCGTCAGCATTATCATATAAAGGCACTCAATTACAGATGCCAGATTTACCCAAAAATTAA
- the rlmN gene encoding 23S rRNA (adenine(2503)-C(2))-methyltransferase RlmN has product MTKIPVIHTPEFTDSSNKVNLLGMSKVDLGEFFVSLGEKPFRATQVMKWIYQFGVTDFFEMTNISKKLQQKLDEVACVLPPKVKFKQFSEDGTRKWVFEVSGGSLVEAVLIPAEDGKQFGRKTLCISSQVGCALDCSFCSTGKQGFERDLDASEIIGQLWVANQSYMEDVAPTERENRVTNVVMMGMGEPLLNYNPVVASMSLMLDDHAFGLSKRRVTLSTSGVVPKMYDLAKDIDVALAISLHAPNDELRDELVPINKKYPLVDLIAAAKAYVYEENPRHKKHVTIEYVMLAGVNDSDEHARQLVALLKDLPSKVNLIPFNPFPHAPYDRSSNNRIHAFSNILNNAGFVCTIRQTRGDDIDAACGQLVGQVADRTRRAKKWQESIQKRQDHA; this is encoded by the coding sequence ATGACAAAAATCCCCGTAATCCACACGCCAGAATTCACTGATTCATCCAATAAGGTTAATTTGCTTGGTATGTCCAAGGTGGATTTGGGTGAGTTTTTTGTGTCGCTTGGCGAGAAGCCGTTTCGAGCGACGCAGGTGATGAAGTGGATTTATCAGTTTGGCGTGACGGACTTTTTTGAGATGACAAACATCTCAAAAAAACTTCAACAAAAGCTTGATGAAGTCGCTTGCGTACTACCGCCGAAGGTGAAATTTAAGCAGTTTAGCGAAGATGGGACGCGTAAATGGGTCTTTGAGGTGTCGGGCGGTTCGCTCGTTGAGGCGGTGCTTATCCCTGCCGAAGATGGCAAGCAGTTTGGGCGTAAGACCTTGTGTATCTCATCTCAGGTTGGCTGCGCGCTGGATTGTTCGTTTTGTAGTACGGGTAAACAGGGCTTTGAGCGTGACTTGGACGCCAGTGAAATCATCGGGCAGTTGTGGGTGGCGAATCAGTCATATATGGAAGATGTTGCTCCGACCGAGCGTGAGAATCGCGTGACCAATGTCGTCATGATGGGCATGGGCGAGCCCCTGTTGAACTATAACCCTGTAGTTGCCAGCATGTCTTTGATGCTTGATGATCATGCGTTTGGATTATCAAAACGCCGTGTGACTCTATCAACATCAGGCGTGGTGCCAAAGATGTATGATCTGGCCAAGGACATTGATGTGGCACTCGCCATCAGCCTGCACGCACCGAATGATGAGCTTCGAGATGAGCTGGTGCCAATTAACAAAAAATACCCACTGGTAGATCTCATCGCCGCCGCCAAAGCATACGTCTATGAAGAAAATCCACGCCACAAAAAACACGTCACCATTGAATATGTGATGCTCGCCGGCGTGAATGACAGCGATGAGCACGCGCGTCAGCTTGTGGCACTATTAAAAGATTTGCCAAGTAAGGTGAACCTAATTCCATTCAACCCGTTCCCACATGCGCCTTATGACCGCTCAAGCAATAACCGAATCCATGCGTTTAGCAACATTCTTAATAATGCAGGCTTTGTGTGTACGATTCGTCAGACTCGCGGCGATGACATCGATGCGGCGTGTGGACAGTTGGTTGGGCAAGTTGCTGACCGTACCCGACGTGCCAAAAAATGGCAAGAAAGCATCCAAAAGCGCCAAGACCACGCCTAA
- the ndk gene encoding nucleoside-diphosphate kinase, with protein MAIERTLSIIKPDAVGKNHIGDIIARFEKAGLKPVAIKYKHLTQAEAEGFYAEHKERGFFADLVAFMTSGPVVVSVLEGENAVLAHRDILGATNPAEAAAGTIRADFAVSIDENAAHGSDSTTSAEREIAYFFGADEIFPRTR; from the coding sequence ATGGCTATCGAACGTACTCTATCTATCATCAAGCCAGACGCAGTTGGCAAAAACCACATCGGCGACATCATCGCTCGCTTCGAAAAAGCAGGCCTTAAGCCAGTTGCTATCAAATACAAACACCTAACTCAAGCAGAAGCAGAAGGTTTCTACGCAGAGCACAAAGAGCGTGGCTTCTTCGCTGACCTAGTAGCATTCATGACTTCAGGTCCTGTGGTTGTATCTGTACTAGAAGGCGAGAACGCTGTACTAGCACACCGCGATATCCTAGGCGCAACCAACCCAGCTGAAGCTGCTGCTGGCACCATCCGTGCTGACTTTGCAGTAAGCATCGACGAGAATGCAGCTCACGGTTCTGACTCTACCACTTCAGCTGAGCGCGAAATCGCTTACTTCTTCGGTGCAGACGAAATCTTCCCACGCACTCGTTAA
- the ychF gene encoding redox-regulated ATPase YchF codes for MGFNCGIVGLPNVGKSTLFNALTKAGIAAENFPFCTKDPNTGIVPVPDPRLKALAEIVKPERVLPTSMEFVDIAGLVAGASKGEGMGNQFLANIRETDAIAHVVRCFDDDNVIHVDGRVNPLSDIETINTELALADLEAVGRAITNATKKAKGGDKDAQAILAVFQKIEPFLADGKPARMANLDNDEKKLIKSYGLITLKPVMYIANVAEDGFENNPHLDAVREFAQSENAIVVALCNQIEAEIAQLDEEEKAEFLEGMGMSEAGLDRVIRAGYELLNLQTYFTAGVKEVRAWTVPVGATAPEAAGVIHTDFERGFIRAEVIAYDDFIEHGGEKGAAAAGKSRLEGKTYIVQDGDVMHFRFNV; via the coding sequence ATGGGCTTTAACTGTGGTATCGTAGGCTTGCCAAACGTTGGCAAATCCACCCTATTTAACGCACTCACCAAGGCAGGCATTGCCGCCGAAAACTTCCCCTTTTGTACCAAAGACCCAAACACGGGCATCGTGCCTGTGCCAGATCCACGCTTAAAGGCATTGGCAGAAATCGTCAAGCCTGAACGTGTGCTACCGACCAGCATGGAATTTGTGGACATCGCAGGGCTTGTGGCAGGGGCGAGCAAGGGCGAAGGCATGGGCAACCAATTCCTTGCCAATATCCGTGAGACGGACGCGATTGCCCATGTGGTACGCTGTTTTGATGATGACAACGTCATTCATGTGGACGGACGAGTAAACCCCCTATCCGACATTGAGACCATTAATACCGAGCTTGCCCTTGCCGACCTTGAAGCGGTAGGACGTGCGATAACTAACGCCACCAAAAAAGCAAAAGGCGGAGACAAAGACGCTCAGGCGATTTTGGCGGTATTTCAAAAAATTGAGCCATTTTTGGCGGACGGCAAACCTGCACGCATGGCAAATCTTGACAATGATGAGAAAAAACTCATCAAATCCTACGGGCTTATCACTCTAAAACCTGTCATGTACATCGCCAACGTGGCAGAAGACGGTTTTGAAAATAACCCCCACCTAGATGCGGTGCGTGAATTTGCCCAAAGCGAAAACGCCATTGTCGTGGCATTGTGCAACCAAATTGAAGCCGAAATCGCCCAGCTTGACGAAGAAGAAAAGGCGGAGTTCTTAGAAGGTATGGGCATGAGTGAAGCAGGGCTTGACCGTGTGATTCGTGCAGGGTATGAGCTACTAAACCTACAAACCTACTTCACCGCAGGGGTCAAAGAAGTGCGTGCGTGGACGGTGCCTGTGGGTGCGACCGCTCCTGAGGCGGCAGGTGTTATTCACACCGACTTTGAGCGTGGCTTTATCCGTGCCGAAGTGATCGCTTATGATGATTTCATCGAACATGGCGGAGAAAAAGGCGCAGCGGCAGCAGGTAAGTCTCGCCTAGAAGGCAAAACCTATATCGTCCAAGACGGCGATGTGATGCATTTTAGATTTAATGTGTGA
- a CDS encoding TetR family transcriptional regulator — MTETKTTTREQKKRQTRQAFFNAVLDLCMTGQGYSSISLRQVTREVGVVPTAFYRHFDDMECLGKALVEDELGGALSILREHMQLGKKRSFERQIAKSVQLFFKAVDAQPRYWQFIASERFGGSEAVRNAISQQIHYFAKIMGEDLALQPAFEHIGSEDRYLLAEIGVNLSFSWIIDWLELTYTPNLDDEDAEDITDKQDPIDVEQHKQEMLRRCTRQMQILMYGAYNWKSSEETVVED, encoded by the coding sequence ATGACAGAAACAAAAACCACCACTCGAGAACAAAAAAAACGCCAAACACGTCAAGCTTTCTTTAATGCTGTTCTAGATCTATGCATGACCGGGCAAGGATACAGCTCCATCAGTCTGCGCCAAGTCACTCGCGAGGTTGGGGTTGTGCCGACGGCCTTTTATCGTCATTTTGATGACATGGAATGCCTTGGCAAAGCGTTGGTTGAAGATGAATTGGGTGGTGCACTATCCATCTTACGCGAGCACATGCAGCTGGGCAAAAAACGCAGTTTTGAACGTCAAATCGCCAAGAGCGTACAGCTATTTTTCAAGGCCGTAGATGCGCAACCTAGATATTGGCAATTCATCGCATCGGAGCGCTTTGGTGGCTCCGAGGCGGTACGTAACGCGATCAGTCAACAGATTCACTATTTCGCCAAGATCATGGGCGAGGACTTGGCGCTACAGCCTGCCTTTGAACACATTGGCAGCGAAGACCGCTACCTATTGGCTGAGATTGGTGTCAATCTATCATTCTCCTGGATCATCGACTGGCTAGAGCTGACTTATACACCAAACCTTGATGATGAAGATGCTGAAGACATCACCGACAAACAAGACCCTATTGATGTTGAGCAGCACAAACAAGAAATGCTCCGCCGCTGCACACGCCAGATGCAGA